CTCCTGAAGAGCAGGGGATCGAGCGCGGCCCAGGTGCTTTCGGTGTACGTACTGGAAGGCGTTACAATCGCCGTTCTGGCGATAGCGGTCGCTCCTCTTCTGGCAGCCGGAGTGATCAGCCTGCTCGGCATCACTCCCGCATTCTCGGATCTCAGCGGCGGTGAGCTGCTGTCCGTATCCCTATCGCCCGGTGCTTATCTGATGAGCGCGCTCGGAGGGCTGCTCAGTTTCGCTGCACTTATGGTCCCCGCGATACAGGCATCGCGAATGAGCGTGACGACCTTCCGTCACCAGTCCTCCCGGCCCTACACTCAGCCGTTCTACCAACGTTACTATCTCGACGTCCTGCTCCTGATTGTTGCTGTGCTCCTGCTGAGGCAGCTCTCAGAACAGGGCTCTGTCGTGGCTGTCGGGGTGTTTGGAGAAGTGGCTACAGACCAGCTTCTCCTTGCAGTGCCGGCTGTCGTCCTGGTGGCCTCCGCACTGGTGCTCCTCAGGCTGTTCCCACTGTTCATGAGGATTTCGAGTGCGCTGCTGTCGTCGTTCCTGTCTGCAGGACTTGTACTCGGCATCTGGCAGATGGCAAGGAACCCGACTCACTACGCGCGGCTGTCGCTGATGCTGATCCTCATGGCGGGACTCGGCATTTTTGCGGCCAGCTTCGGAGGGACTCTGCAGCGCAGCTTCTCGGATCGCGCGCTGTACTCGACCGGGACAGACGTCCGGCTGGTCGGCGCTCTGCTGAACACGAGAGGGCAGTCCGTATCGATGAGAGAGTCCTATCAGGACCTGCCCGCAGTTGAAGACGTAAGCCTCGCGTTCCGAGGGTTCGGGTCAGACCTGTCGAAGCTGCTGGCCGACTCGTACACCATGTTTGCCATCGAGGGCGAGCAGATCAGTGAGATGGGCTGGTTCAGGGACGACTTCTCAGAGTCGTCGATGGACTCCCTGCTGTCGACGCTTGAGTCCGAGACTCTCCCTGTCGGGATAGATGTCCCGGCCGATGCTGAATCGATGGGAGTCACGTTCAAGGCCGACAGGTCGCATCCGAGTGTCATGCTCGCAATGAGAATGCGTGACGCCAATGGACGGTACTTCACATACCAGATGGGTGAGTTGGACAACTCGGCATGGACGACCATGGAGCGGCCAGTGGAGCGCTCCGGCTTACGCCAGTTCGCCGTGCTTCAGCCAGCCCGGCCATTGACCCTGGTGTCCCTGACGCTATTCGAGACCAACGGCCGCAACCGTCTCAGGGCCGGGTCCATTGCAGTAGACGAGATATTCGCAACCAGGTCGGACGGCGGGAAAGTCGTGCTGGAGTCCTTCGACTCTGTTTCAGACTGGACTACGCTCAATTCGGTCCCTGAGTCGCAGTCGGACGTGCTCAAGTCGACCAATGACGGGTTGAACGGTACGAGTGGCGTGGCCTCTTTTATATGGGTTGAGGGGCGTCCACTTGTCAGCCGAGGCATATTCCACGGTCCGGTCCTGGAGCCGATTCCCGTCATCGCGACGAGCAGGTTCCTGCGAGTCAATGAGCATCGTATCGGTGAGGTAATTGAAGTCTCTGCGCAGGGCCATCGCATCAAGGTCGAGCTAACAGACGTGGTCGACTTCTTCCCCACGCTCGAGACGTTTAGGCGCTCGTACCTGATCGCAGACCTGGACTCGGTCAGTGCGTATGCCAACCTGGAGGCGACCGGCGGAGAGCTTCGCCCCAATGAGGTATGGATGACGACCAACGGGTCATCGTCTGACAGGGAAGACCTCCTGAGTCTGCTCGATGAAAGTCAGCCGTTCCCGAGCCGGGAAATCCATGACAGGGTAGAAGTTCTCGCTGATTCCACTGTCGACCCGCTGGTCGAGGCCGGATGGCGCGCGCTTCTGTTCATTGCTTTCTCTGCAGTGCTCGTGTTGAGCGGCCTCGGCTTCCTGGTGCACGCCTACGTTTCGTTCAGGAGCCGGGAGATACAGTTCGCGTTGATGAGAACGGTCGGCTTCTCCATGAGACAGCTGAGCACGCTCGTACTGCTCGAGCAGGTGCTCGTAATCGGCGCTGGACTTGCGCTTGGCACCTGGATGGGAGGCAGACTGGGCGCGACCATGATGCCGTTCCTGGGGCACGATGACAGTGGAACCCGGATTCTCCCGCCGTTCGTTGTGGACGTCAACTGGGGGACTCTGGGAATCATGTACCTCGCGATGGGTCTTCTGTTCGCTGTCATCATCGCCGGCGTGATCATCCTGGTCCGCAGGATCTCACTACAGCGCATCCTCAGACTGGGAGAGGTGTGAGGGCGACGGAGCCTGACTGCCCTGAATTACTGGTCAGGCCTGCGTGCGCTACAATCTAACGAGTGGACAGATCGCAAAGGACTCTACACAGCATGAACAACTCCTCATACGTCTTCTGCCAGGACGTGTTCAAGATCTACAAGATCGCTGACCTTGAAGTAGTAGCGCTCAGGGGCCTCGACCTCGCCGTTGATGCTGGCGAGGTGGTAGCCATCGTCGGGGCGAGCGGTAGCGGCAAAAGCACTCTTCTCAACATCCTGGCCGGGTACGACTCGCCGTCTGCGGGTGGCGTGATGGTGGGAGGCAAGGACCTTCTACGCATGTCTGCTCGCGAGGTCGAGGAGTACCGCCGCATCGACGTCGGTTTCATCTGGCAGCAGACCAGCCGCAACCTGTTCCCGTATCTCAGTACACTCGAGAATGTGACGCTACCAATGATGCTCACCAATATTCCCAGCTCAGAGCGCAGGGAGCGGGCAGAAGAGTTGCTCGGACTCGTGGGACTAAGCCACCGGCTCGACCACACTCCCGAGAAGCTGTCCGGCGGAGAGCAGCAGAGAGTCGCAATCGCCGTTGCGCTGGCGAATCGCCCTCCACTGCTACTCGCGGACGAGCCCACGGGTGAGCTCGACGACGCCACAGCCGCGGAGATCCTCGATCTGTTCGGCACCGTGAACCGGGAGATGGGCACCACCATTCTCATCGTCACACACGACCCCGACATCGCCTACAAGGTAGGCCGCGTCGTGATGATCCGCGACGGTAAGATGTCCACCGAGATCCGGCGCAGGGTCACGTACCAGCGTATCCGTGGCGAGGCTGAAGTGGACCAGCCACTGGAGGAGTTCGTCCTGGTGGACGGAAACGGGCGCGTCCAGATTCCAAGAGACCTTCTCGATGAACTCAACATCGGAGAGAAGGCACGCGTGAAGGTTGAAGACGGCAGGGTCACGATAGTACCTGGCGAGTAACCCAAGACAGACCCCCTCTCCCATGAGGGAGAGGGCTGGGGTGAGGGTGGACGCCCGCCCCTCTCAGCCACTACAGACAGGAGATAGACCCAGATGAGCAGAGTCCTCCCGCTGATTACGACGGTGGACCTACGCAGGACCTACTTCCTTGGCTCAGAGCAGATCGACGCCCTGCGAGGCATCAACTTCAGCGTGATGCCGGGGCAGTTCATCGCGGTCGTGGGACGCTCCGGATCGGGGAAGACGACGCTGCTCAATATCCTGGCCGGACTCGACAAGCCCACGTCTGGACAGGTGCTCTTCGAGAACAGGGACATCGCCGAAATGGGCGAACACGATCTGACCGATCTCCGACGCCACAAGATTGGCTTCGTTTTCCAGTCGTTCGGACTGCTGCCGCTGCTGTCGGCGTTCGAGAACGTTGAGTTGCCGCTCCGCATCGCTGGAGTCCGCACCCGCGAGAGGGAAGAGCGGACCCGCGAGGCCCTGGAGATCGTCGGTCTCTGGAACCGTGCCAACCACCGGCCCTACGAGCTGTCAGGCGGAGAGCAGCAGCGTGTCGCCATTGCCCGCGCCATAGTCAACGAGCCGCCCCTGATCCTGGCGGACGAGCCTACCGGGGAACTGGATTCCAACAACGCGCGCTCGATCTTCGGCCTGTTCAAGGAGATGGTCGAGCAGCGGGGAATCAGCGTGGTCTCAGCCACGCACGACTCGACGCTGCTCGCAATGGCCGACGAAGTCAAGGAGATCCGGGACGGCCAGCTATCCGACGCGACTGAGCTCGGTAGGCGGTATAGAGACTAGGCCGTCTCTTCCTACTCCGGGTCCCACTCGGTCTGTACGGCCGGAGTCGGGTGTATCCCGTAGATGAGCGCGGGCTTCCCGGACTTGTTTGAGAAGCCGTGCTTGACTCCCGGAGGCGCCAGCACAAACTGGCCCTTCGTGACGGTGTAGGTCTCGTCTCCGACGTACGCTTCAAGTTCACCGTCGGCGATCAGGATTGTCTCCTCTGTCGGGTGAGCGTGCAGGGGGGGTGCGGAGTCTGGCTCCATCAGCACCTCAGAGACCGATAGCTGCGTCGAGCCTCGCTCGCCGTCAACTACAGACGTACGCTTGAAGCCCTTGTACATCTCCGTCGTGTCGACTCCGTTCTTGTCCAGTATGGGCATTCTCTACTCCTGATTTTGTTTGTGACCGTTGAGGCGGTCATCTCGGCGTTGCCGATCAGTTGCTGTTCCTATCAGCAAGTACTTTAGCACGAAGGGGGGCTCCTAACGGAATCGGCGGAGTGCAAAACTCGTGCAGAATTGGTCTGCGAATACCTTGCATAAGTCTAAGAAAGAGATTAACTTGCTTCTAGCATTTGTGTTCTAGGCGAGGTTGCAAATGCAACACGTTACTCCACTGCCCCAGCGGTTGGACAGTCCGCTGGGGCAGTACCTGAGTAGGCACGTGCCTCCGTCGTCGAGTCGCGTGCCTCCTATATATCGTGAGACGACAAAGTGCATCGCGTATATGTGCGTCTATGCCTATGGCTGTACTGAGCGTACCCGCCGTCCGGCCCAGGTAATGATGCGCCGCTGCATGCGGTACATTCCGGAGGAGCTTCGCATTGAGCCGAAGCTCTCGGAGTTCGCGCTGGACCTGCTCGCCAAACAGCGACAGTCCGGCGTGGAACATCACAGGGACACCTCGGCCATTCTGGACGAGCATCGTCCCGATGGACCGGTCCGCAAGATCGCCTGATCCCCCCTCAGGGCACGCTCTAGCGTGTACAATCGCAGAACCGGTTCATAGCACAGCCTACCCACAAGGCATCCGTGCTGTGTCGTGGGCCGATTCACTGAGAATGAGGTACGCACCATGGCTAACCAGTTCGATCTGACCGGAAAGACCGCGCTCGTCACCGGAGGCAACGGCGGCATAGGACTCGGCATTGCTAGGTCCCTTGCAGGCGCCGGGGCGAACGTCGCCGTCGCCGCTCGCAACAGGGACAAGACCGATGCCGCGGTGGATGAGCTCAAAGGCTTTGGCGTGAAGTCCGTCGGACTCGACATAGATGTGGCCGACGAGGCCAGCGTGGTCAACGCTGTGCAGGCGACCGCCGACGGGTTCGGAGGGGTCGACATCCTCGTGAACAACGCCGGAATCGGTATTCGGAAGGCACCTCAGGACTACACTCTCGAGGAGTGGCAGCGGGTTGTCGGGATCAACCTCGACGGTACATTCCTGTGCTCACGCGAAGTCTATCCGCACATGAAGAACGCAGGCGGCGGAAAGATCATCAACATCGGCTCGATGACATCAGTGTTCGGCTCGGACTGGGTAGCGTCATACTCGGCGAGCAAGGGCGGAGTGGTGCAGCTCACCAAAAGCCTCGCCGTCGCGTGGGGGAAGGACAACATCCAGGTGAACGCGATCCTGCCAGGGTGGATTCACACGGACCTGACGGCCCCAATCCGCACCCAGCACACCGAACGTTACGAGTACATACAGTCGCGCATCCCGCACGGACGCTGGGGCGAGCCCGACGAAATGGGTGGTGCCGCCGTCTTTCTGGCGAGCAGCGCGTCAGACTACGTGACGGGCGTATCCCTACCGGTCGACGGAGGATACACCTCGTTCTAGGAGGGTAGGGGAGCTGGCTACGCCCCTCCGGCTACGGCCGGGACGATGCTGACCTCGTCGCCGTCGCCGGTAGCGGAGTCGATCCCGTCCAGGAAGCGGACGTCCTCGCCGTTCACGAACANNNNNNNNNNNNNNNNNNNNNNNNNNNNNNNNNNNNNNNNNNNNNNNNNNNNNNNNNNNNNNNNNNNNNNNNNNNNNNNNNNNNNNNNNNNNNNNNNNNNNNNNNNNNNNNNCGTAACTCTGCGAAGCGGAGTCGGTATCCTCACCGTAATAGCCATATCCGTTGGGACCTCCCAAACCTCTTTTTGGAATCTTGTGTGAAGTCTAGCCTTCGATCACGTCGCCGCTTACGGGGTCTACACGTACACCGGTGCTCGTGACCCATTCGAGACCGTTGGCTACTTCGTCTTCGGAGCCCTCGAGCTCCAGTACGACCCACCCCATGTCCTCACGGACATCGGCGCGCCGTATGTTGGTGACTACCTTGAATCGGTGTCCGAGCTCGTAGATGATCGGGTCTGTGATCAGATCGGTAGGGAATGTGAATTTGACGCGCCTTCTAGCCATCCCTCGCCTCCTTCAGCCCGGCGAAACTACCTGGCCCTCGCCGCCATTGTCTGTTCGAACGAGTCGTAAGTGGGCGCAATCTGGACCGTCTCCACGACCGGTTCGACGACTTCGAGCGTCTTCAGGCCGTTGCCCGTGATGTAGGCGACGGTGACGTCCTCGGAGCCTATAAGGCCCCTTTCGATCAGGCGTTTAAGCCCTGAGATCACCACGCCGCCAGCAGTCTCTGTGAATATGCCCTCGGTCTCGGCGAGCAGCTTAATGCCCTCGGCGACCTCGCTCTCCAGCGCGATCACCCCGGAGCCGTCCGACTCCTTGATCGTCCTCAGCGCAAATGGCCCCGATGCCGGGTTGCCGATCGCTAGAGACTTCGCAATTGTGTCCGGGCGAACGGGCAGCACTTCAGTGTCGCCCCTGTCGTATGCCTGGACTATGGGAGCGCATCCCTCAGCCTGGGCGATGTGCATGTGGGTGTCGACTTCGTCGATAAGCCCAACGTCGACCATCTCTGTCAGGCCCTTGTGTATCTTGGTGAAAAGCTCACCCGACGCGCCCGGCACTATGCAGTGGTCCGGGGCTTGCCAGTCGAGCTGCTCGGCGACCTCGTAGCCGAGGGTCTTGCTGCCCTCTGCATAGTAAGGTCGCATGTTTACGTTGACGAAGGCCCACCGGTGGTTGTCGGCGAGCTCGCTGCAAAGCCTGTTGACCTGGTCGTAAGTGCCGTCCACCGCGATCAGTGTCGCGCCGTAGATGCCTGCGCCCAGGACCTTGCCCTTCTCCAGGTTTGCCGGGAAGAAGACCATCGTCGGGACGCCGGCCTTGGCGCCGTGTGCGGCGACCGATCCCATCAGGTTGCCGGTCGATGCGCACGCCAGGGTGTCGAACTCGAACTCCAGCGCCTTTGCGGCCGCGACCGATACGACTCTGTCCTTGAAAGAGAACGTTGGGTTGACGCTGTCGTTCTTGATGTAGAGGTTCTCTAGTCCAAGCCGGCGGCCGAGATTCTTTGCATGAATCAGGGGCGTGAACCCCGTGCCCATGTCGAGTGCCTTGTCCGCGTCAACCGGAAGGAAGTCGTGGTACCTCCACATGGTGTTGGGGCCCTCTGTGATGCTTTCGCGGCTCACTACCCTGGAGATGCTGTTGTAGTCGTACTCTACTTCCAGCGGTCCAAAGCAGAAATCGCACGCATTGAGGGCTTCGACAGGGTACTCCCTGTCACACCCACGGCAACGCAGACACTTTACGTGGGACAACTCCGGGTGTCCGCCCCACGCCAAAATCCCTGTTAAGACAAAGTGGGACGACGAATCGAAGTCCAAGGGGGGAACCAGCATCAGCCTGTTTCACTACAGGAAGGGATTTGAGCAATCGAAATCGTAGCAACGGGCAAATTACGTTGTCAAGAAATCGGCCCGTTGCCGAAGCTGTTTCAGTCTGGTTCGAGGTCTCTATTAGGAAGCTCTGAACCTATGCACGGCGATCGTAGAGAATGACTGAGTCGGCGCTCGAAAACTCAATGCTCTCCAAAATATGGCCGGTAAAGAGCAGGCCCTTACCCAGATCCATGAGATTCTCATAAGTGCACTTCGCGAGCTCTGGGGCAGAAAGCAGGGTCGGATTGAAAATGCAGACCCGCGTCACTGGCCCAGAGCCAAGCCTGCCACGCTTGGACACGTAGCGCATATCAAAGGAGTCCCCGGCCTGAACGCCAAATTTCATCAACAACGCGTGCTGTAATTGGTTTGTAAGCTTGCGTGCCCGCTTGGCGAATGGCCAAAGTCTCATAGAATTCTCCTAGTGTTAAGGGGCCGGTGTAGATCTAGAATCGTCTTGACGGGGCCTGTGAGCGGCGGCTCCTGAAGCAGTCATTGCAATAGACCGGGCGGTCTCCCCGAGGCCTGAAAGGTACGGTGGTGTCCTTGCCGCACTCGGCGCATACTGCCGGGTGCATTTCCCGTGTATCCTGACCGAATCCGCCGCCGCCGAATCCACCCCTGTCACGCTGACCGCGTCGCGCCTGGCGGCAGGACGGGCAGCGCCTGGGCTCGTTCGTGTAGCCCTTCTCGGCATGATAGGCCTGATCGTCAGCGGAAAAGGTGAACCCATTGCCACACTCTACGCACGTCAAGGTTCTGTCCTGGTAGTTCATCATTTTGATCTCCTCCTATTTATAGCAACTACTACAGATCTATTAGACGGAGGCGGCACTTCACCGGACGTAAATACGCCTTAGGAGATCCGTAGGGAAGCAGGGGAGGAACCGGAGGGTGAACTGGGGTACCAAGGGGCGACCGAAGGAGCTCTGGGTGATGCCACCGACTACAGCGTAGCACAGAAGTCAGAGATGCTGAAAGTGCAGGAGCCGTCGCCTGGGTTTCTGGCCCTCGCACGTTAGACGAAACTCGGGTGCCATACAGCCAAAGAGCGGTGTCGGCAGGATGTCCGCCCGGAATTCGTTTGGGACTGGTACAATCGCGATCAGTCACGAAGAAGTATCGCTGGATACGGTAACTGGAGGTGCAGAATGTCAGAGTTCACGGCTTATTTCAACGGCGAGTGGGTCCCGAACAACGAGGTAGTGATCGACCTGTTCGATCGCGGCTTTACCATGGGGGACGCTGTGTTCGATGTCGAGCGCACTTTCGATGGCAAGGTCTTCCGACTTGAAGACCACATGGACAGGCTCTACAGATCGCTGCAGTACGCCCGCATGGACGCCGGCATGACCCAGGACGAGATGACGGAGGTGACTCTTGAACTCGTACAGCGCAATGAAGAGGCGCGCGCATCGGTCGGCGACTTCATGGTGAGGCAGGTTGTAACACGAGGTGCGACGACCACAGGCTCACAGGGAAACGTCACAGACGACCTCACACCAGCCGTCGTCAACATCGTAACCCCCGTCGATTTTGCCTCATACGCGCACTACTATGAGGTGGGCGCCGCGACTGTAAT
This is a stretch of genomic DNA from Dehalococcoidia bacterium. It encodes these proteins:
- a CDS encoding ATP-binding cassette domain-containing protein; amino-acid sequence: MNNSSYVFCQDVFKIYKIADLEVVALRGLDLAVDAGEVVAIVGASGSGKSTLLNILAGYDSPSAGGVMVGGKDLLRMSAREVEEYRRIDVGFIWQQTSRNLFPYLSTLENVTLPMMLTNIPSSERRERAEELLGLVGLSHRLDHTPEKLSGGEQQRVAIAVALANRPPLLLADEPTGELDDATAAEILDLFGTVNREMGTTILIVTHDPDIAYKVGRVVMIRDGKMSTEIRRRVTYQRIRGEAEVDQPLEEFVLVDGNGRVQIPRDLLDELNIGEKARVKVEDGRVTIVPGE
- a CDS encoding ABC transporter ATP-binding protein codes for the protein MSRVLPLITTVDLRRTYFLGSEQIDALRGINFSVMPGQFIAVVGRSGSGKTTLLNILAGLDKPTSGQVLFENRDIAEMGEHDLTDLRRHKIGFVFQSFGLLPLLSAFENVELPLRIAGVRTREREERTREALEIVGLWNRANHRPYELSGGEQQRVAIARAIVNEPPLILADEPTGELDSNNARSIFGLFKEMVEQRGISVVSATHDSTLLAMADEVKEIRDGQLSDATELGRRYRD
- a CDS encoding cupin domain-containing protein, whose protein sequence is MPILDKNGVDTTEMYKGFKRTSVVDGERGSTQLSVSEVLMEPDSAPPLHAHPTEETILIADGELEAYVGDETYTVTKGQFVLAPPGVKHGFSNKSGKPALIYGIHPTPAVQTEWDPE
- a CDS encoding glucose 1-dehydrogenase, with amino-acid sequence MANQFDLTGKTALVTGGNGGIGLGIARSLAGAGANVAVAARNRDKTDAAVDELKGFGVKSVGLDIDVADEASVVNAVQATADGFGGVDILVNNAGIGIRKAPQDYTLEEWQRVVGINLDGTFLCSREVYPHMKNAGGGKIINIGSMTSVFGSDWVASYSASKGGVVQLTKSLAVAWGKDNIQVNAILPGWIHTDLTAPIRTQHTERYEYIQSRIPHGRWGEPDEMGGAAVFLASSASDYVTGVSLPVDGGYTSF
- a CDS encoding MoaD/ThiS family protein, producing the protein FVNGEDVRFLDGIDSATGDGDEVSIVPAVAGGA
- a CDS encoding NIL domain-containing protein; the encoded protein is MARRRVKFTFPTDLITDPIIYELGHRFKVVTNIRRADVREDMGWVVLELEGSEDEVANGLEWVTSTGVRVDPVSGDVIEG
- a CDS encoding threonine synthase, whose translation is MLVPPLDFDSSSHFVLTGILAWGGHPELSHVKCLRCRGCDREYPVEALNACDFCFGPLEVEYDYNSISRVVSRESITEGPNTMWRYHDFLPVDADKALDMGTGFTPLIHAKNLGRRLGLENLYIKNDSVNPTFSFKDRVVSVAAAKALEFEFDTLACASTGNLMGSVAAHGAKAGVPTMVFFPANLEKGKVLGAGIYGATLIAVDGTYDQVNRLCSELADNHRWAFVNVNMRPYYAEGSKTLGYEVAEQLDWQAPDHCIVPGASGELFTKIHKGLTEMVDVGLIDEVDTHMHIAQAEGCAPIVQAYDRGDTEVLPVRPDTIAKSLAIGNPASGPFALRTIKESDGSGVIALESEVAEGIKLLAETEGIFTETAGGVVISGLKRLIERGLIGSEDVTVAYITGNGLKTLEVVEPVVETVQIAPTYDSFEQTMAARAR
- a CDS encoding zinc-ribbon domain containing protein; this translates as MNYQDRTLTCVECGNGFTFSADDQAYHAEKGYTNEPRRCPSCRQARRGQRDRGGFGGGGFGQDTREMHPAVCAECGKDTTVPFRPRGDRPVYCNDCFRSRRSQAPSRRF